A genomic region of Prevotella scopos JCM 17725 contains the following coding sequences:
- a CDS encoding AAA family ATPase gives MQISRLQIKNLYDQYNYDIDFNSEEKEQITILTGPNGYGKTTILRILNSLNPKSLYYFYVIKFSEIIISFDNNTVLNITQNYKTEIESIFAVDYKDELEKEVRFIWNKATGEPLTHFVYNRTNIEKARRTYKFLRGTYSRRKTFEDLTNREKEEILLDNEEFNEYIAKANGQEQFLMQLETLRSCYIPSNRIYNEAHEENEKLPIEKVCEALMAEMKTAKYDYLIHSQRIDSIFIKKVLGSIYEDCSISSYNELKAEVESQMNTAAEYKLAEKVEIPEYNEENKAVLFAYLKGLKEKFSKISTISKKTELFQEMLTSKGFANKSIEISPQHGFRIKSDNGDIIDGYKLSSGEQNEIIMLYRLIYEVPDQGLLLIDEPENSLHVAWQKTIVDDMKEIASVKRLQIIIATHSPSIVSKGLSMTKDLYYLTNK, from the coding sequence ATGCAAATTTCAAGACTACAAATCAAAAACCTTTACGACCAATATAACTATGATATAGATTTCAATAGCGAAGAGAAAGAACAGATAACTATTCTCACAGGTCCTAATGGATATGGCAAAACAACCATTCTACGCATTTTAAATTCCCTTAATCCAAAGTCTCTATATTATTTCTATGTTATTAAATTCAGCGAAATAATAATTTCTTTTGATAATAATACTGTATTAAATATCACTCAGAATTATAAAACAGAAATTGAAAGTATATTTGCTGTTGACTATAAGGATGAGTTGGAAAAAGAGGTCAGATTTATCTGGAACAAAGCTACGGGGGAACCACTCACTCATTTCGTATATAATAGAACAAACATTGAAAAAGCACGCCGTACATATAAATTCTTAAGAGGGACATATAGTAGACGTAAGACGTTTGAGGATTTGACTAATAGAGAAAAAGAAGAAATCTTATTAGACAACGAAGAATTCAACGAATATATTGCCAAAGCAAATGGACAGGAACAGTTCTTGATGCAGCTTGAAACGTTACGCTCCTGCTATATACCATCAAACCGTATCTATAATGAAGCCCATGAAGAGAATGAAAAACTGCCAATAGAGAAAGTTTGTGAGGCATTGATGGCTGAAATGAAAACCGCCAAATATGACTATCTGATACATTCACAAAGAATCGATTCAATTTTTATCAAAAAAGTATTAGGTTCAATTTATGAAGATTGCTCAATCTCTTCATACAATGAGTTGAAGGCTGAAGTTGAGAGTCAGATGAACACAGCCGCTGAATATAAACTTGCAGAAAAAGTAGAAATTCCAGAATATAACGAAGAAAACAAAGCAGTACTCTTTGCTTATCTTAAAGGACTCAAGGAGAAGTTCAGCAAGATTTCAACAATATCGAAAAAGACAGAATTGTTCCAAGAAATGCTGACTTCTAAGGGGTTTGCAAACAAATCTATTGAAATATCTCCTCAACATGGGTTTAGAATCAAATCGGACAATGGCGATATTATAGACGGATATAAACTTTCAAGTGGTGAACAGAATGAAATCATAATGCTGTATCGTTTAATATATGAGGTGCCTGACCAAGGTTTATTGTTGATTGACGAACCAGAGAACTCGCTTCATGTCGCATGGCAGAAGACAATCGTAGATGATATGAAGGAAATAGCTTCTGTCAAGCGTCTACAGATCATCATCGCCACTCATTCGCCAAGCATTGTAAGCAAAGGTCTTAGTATGACCAAAGACCTTTATTACTTAACAAACAAATAA
- a CDS encoding toxin-antitoxin system protein codes for MEELNQLLDFGESYPQFVAYHCFGDKATECLSSLQQPYKDIVTYNIDDLRPLECLAVFVFTDNAEVYMSEIDAFIKQYNSLVGSIFVLDLHPTSQYKVFKDRWKFYNIFTSHYYTLQDNILHFLMFFHHFIETVGLIGMDFNDFRMCARTATYITSGTAPSLDQPICPISYSNNNIRTVMLGLELQSLEADRAKENMDVLASFFEQLPDNVEIIWQITPKCGQHHTEYIIGFDEDPMRENDNS; via the coding sequence ATGGAAGAATTGAATCAACTCCTGGATTTTGGGGAATCATATCCACAATTTGTTGCTTATCATTGTTTTGGTGATAAAGCTACAGAGTGTCTGAGCAGTCTACAGCAGCCTTATAAGGATATAGTTACTTATAATATAGATGACTTACGCCCTTTAGAATGCCTCGCTGTTTTTGTCTTTACTGACAATGCAGAAGTATATATGTCTGAAATAGACGCTTTTATTAAACAGTATAATAGTTTAGTTGGTAGTATTTTTGTTTTAGACCTACACCCTACTTCGCAGTATAAAGTTTTCAAGGACAGGTGGAAATTCTACAATATTTTTACCTCACACTATTATACTTTGCAAGATAATATTCTTCACTTTTTGATGTTTTTCCATCATTTCATAGAAACTGTTGGACTCATAGGTATGGACTTTAATGATTTTAGGATGTGTGCTCGTACAGCAACATATATTACTTCGGGAACAGCCCCTTCGTTAGACCAGCCCATTTGTCCTATATCCTATAGCAATAATAATATTCGAACTGTTATGCTCGGGCTGGAGTTGCAAAGCCTTGAAGCAGACAGGGCAAAGGAGAATATGGATGTGTTAGCCTCTTTCTTTGAACAACTTCCAGATAATGTAGAAATCATATGGCAAATTACTCCTAAATGTGGTCAGCACCATACAGAGTATATTATAGGTTTTGATGAGGACCCTATGCGGGAAAATGACAATTCATAG
- a CDS encoding transposase, whose translation MGSKHSKHRTFSEDFILTLLREYYSSEVSINFICRKYGINSASFYQWQKKYDLDEKKLSLSHDIITKVKAMRSKKAMEKAPLTREEELEEQVSNLKKALEYSELRNQGLMKVIEISSKEYGEDLLKKAGAKQ comes from the coding sequence ATGGGAAGTAAACATTCTAAACACAGAACATTCAGTGAGGACTTTATTCTCACTTTACTTCGTGAGTATTACTCATCAGAAGTGTCAATTAATTTCATCTGTCGTAAGTACGGCATTAATAGTGCCAGCTTTTATCAATGGCAAAAAAAGTATGATTTAGATGAAAAAAAGCTATCTTTGTCGCATGATATTATTACTAAAGTAAAAGCTATGCGTAGTAAGAAAGCTATGGAGAAAGCCCCTCTAACTCGTGAGGAAGAGCTTGAAGAACAAGTATCGAATTTGAAGAAAGCTTTGGAGTATTCTGAACTTCGCAATCAAGGTTTGATGAAAGTCATAGAGATAAGCAGTAAGGAATATGGTGAGGATTTGCTAAAAAAAGCTGGCGCCAAGCAGTAG
- a CDS encoding metallophosphatase domain-containing protein gives MKILQISDTHNRHQLLTDMPEADVLIHCGDFTDMGTEEEVLDFLNWFISLPYPHKLFVVGNHDLCLWEANGIEDLPDNVHFLQDRGCEINGVKFFGLGYNHPESLIPDGIDVLVTHEPPVMILDESNNTHWGNAPLRNRVMKTKPKYHLFGHVHDAYGIEKHEDIVFSNGSSLDDFYEMCHNPKLITF, from the coding sequence ATGAAAATCCTTCAAATCTCTGATACACATAATCGTCATCAACTGTTGACTGATATGCCTGAAGCCGATGTCCTTATCCATTGCGGTGACTTTACTGATATGGGTACGGAAGAGGAAGTACTGGACTTCCTGAATTGGTTTATATCTCTACCTTATCCGCATAAGTTATTTGTTGTTGGTAATCACGACCTTTGCTTGTGGGAAGCAAATGGGATAGAAGACTTGCCTGATAATGTTCACTTCCTTCAAGACCGAGGTTGTGAGATTAATGGTGTAAAGTTCTTTGGGTTAGGTTATAATCATCCTGAGAGTTTGATACCCGATGGTATAGATGTTCTTGTGACTCATGAGCCTCCTGTAATGATATTAGACGAAAGTAACAACACTCATTGGGGAAATGCTCCTCTTCGTAATAGAGTGATGAAAACCAAGCCTAAATATCATTTGTTTGGTCATGTTCATGATGCTTATGGGATTGAGAAACATGAGGACATAGTGTTTTCAAACGGCTCTTCGCTTGATGATTTTTATGAGATGTGTCATAATCCTAAGTTGATAACGTTCTGA
- a CDS encoding glycoside hydrolase family 130 protein encodes MKSLKDILPWEERPEGCKDVMWRYSKNPIIDRYHIPTSNSIFNSAVVPFEDGFAGVFRCDNKAVQMNIFAGFSKDGVNWEINHEPIKFEAGNTEMIESEYKYDPRVTWIEDRYWITWCNGYHGPTIGIAYTFDFKKFYQCENAFLPFNRNGVLFPEKINGKYAMLSRPSDNGHTPFGDIYISFSPDMKYWGEHRCVMKVTPFPESAWQCTKIGAGSVPFLTDEGWLLFYHGVITTCNGFRYSMGAAILDKDNPEKVLYRTRPYLLAPNAPYELQGDVPNVVFPCAALQDGERVAVYYGAADTVVGMAFGYIKDIVEFTKNNSIL; translated from the coding sequence ATGAAAAGTTTAAAAGATATTCTGCCTTGGGAGGAACGTCCAGAAGGCTGCAAGGATGTGATGTGGCGTTATTCAAAGAACCCAATCATCGACCGTTATCATATTCCAACATCAAACAGTATCTTCAATAGTGCTGTTGTTCCTTTTGAGGACGGCTTCGCTGGAGTGTTCCGTTGCGACAACAAGGCGGTGCAGATGAACATCTTTGCTGGTTTCAGTAAGGACGGTGTGAACTGGGAAATCAATCATGAGCCTATCAAGTTTGAGGCTGGTAACACTGAGATGATTGAGTCAGAATACAAGTACGACCCACGTGTTACATGGATTGAGGACCGTTATTGGATTACTTGGTGTAACGGTTATCATGGTCCAACTATCGGTATTGCTTACACCTTCGACTTCAAGAAGTTCTATCAGTGTGAGAATGCTTTCTTACCATTCAACCGTAATGGCGTACTCTTCCCAGAGAAGATTAATGGAAAGTATGCGATGTTGAGTCGTCCAAGTGACAATGGTCATACACCTTTCGGTGATATCTATATCAGCTTCAGCCCAGATATGAAGTATTGGGGCGAGCATCGTTGCGTGATGAAGGTGACTCCTTTCCCAGAGAGTGCATGGCAGTGTACGAAGATTGGTGCAGGTTCAGTTCCTTTCTTGACAGACGAAGGTTGGTTGCTCTTCTATCACGGTGTAATCACTACTTGTAATGGTTTCCGTTATTCAATGGGTGCAGCTATCCTTGACAAGGACAATCCAGAGAAGGTTCTCTATCGTACTCGTCCATATCTTCTTGCACCAAATGCACCTTACGAGTTGCAGGGTGACGTGCCAAACGTTGTCTTCCCATGTGCTGCTTTGCAGGATGGCGAGCGTGTAGCCGTTTACTATGGTGCAGCTGATACCGTCGTTGGTATGGCATTTGGCTATATTAAGGACATCGTAGAGTTCACAAAGAACAATAGTATTTTGTAA
- a CDS encoding P-loop NTPase fold protein produces the protein MKITLDSINISGKLNDFAQYLETTDRIILSAKFGDGKTYLLNKLRNDEVMKDKYEFFTIYPVNYSVAKNEDVFEYIKRDIIVQLHKKKLLENIDLNALFASVLTSDDFTSVVSFLLSFVPMGEFYNKVYHKFLEIKNKYDEKKHTADKYLSQFANTAGCIYEEDGYTTLIRMAIEWISQDHSLNGKVKKAKKPVLIIEDLDRLDPKHLFRILNVVSAHIDDSKQPDIVGNKFGFNNIVLVMDYDVTKHIFHHFYGAQACYEGYMSKFLSREPFRYSIKSIMIRDIEAQLGEKLGIHELLPYLKHFREKLAGSSLRDLYKLTQIDTDDYFNGFEYSYFGGSMPTSLPLFHLIIYMMESGMPTEKIQEDLLSLNKCLFQFSNVYLNPYEIMKFLYPVYITNSPNMQYIKAYKGIYKLTLGGMENGYKVVVEPIIVSEGNLEGIIGQEDIGETIIPFLKHLSISANLSALRLD, from the coding sequence ATGAAAATAACATTAGACAGTATTAATATATCAGGCAAGCTAAACGATTTTGCCCAATATCTTGAAACGACAGACAGAATAATCTTGTCTGCTAAGTTTGGCGATGGAAAAACCTATTTGCTGAATAAGTTGCGAAATGATGAAGTAATGAAAGATAAATATGAGTTCTTTACTATTTATCCAGTAAACTATTCTGTTGCAAAGAATGAGGACGTTTTTGAATATATTAAAAGAGATATTATTGTACAATTGCATAAAAAAAAGTTGCTTGAGAATATTGATTTGAATGCTTTATTTGCTTCTGTATTAACTTCTGATGACTTTACATCTGTTGTGTCTTTCTTGCTTTCTTTCGTTCCTATGGGAGAGTTTTACAATAAAGTATATCATAAGTTCCTTGAGATAAAGAATAAATATGATGAGAAAAAACACACTGCGGATAAGTATTTGTCGCAGTTTGCGAATACAGCTGGCTGTATTTATGAAGAAGATGGATATACGACATTGATAAGAATGGCTATTGAATGGATTAGTCAAGACCATTCTTTGAATGGGAAAGTGAAGAAAGCAAAGAAGCCTGTATTGATAATAGAAGACTTAGACCGTTTAGACCCCAAGCATCTTTTTAGAATTCTTAATGTCGTGAGTGCGCACATAGACGATAGTAAGCAACCTGATATTGTCGGTAATAAATTTGGGTTTAATAACATTGTCTTGGTAATGGACTATGATGTGACTAAGCATATATTTCATCATTTCTATGGTGCGCAAGCTTGTTATGAAGGCTACATGAGTAAATTCTTGTCTCGTGAACCATTCAGATATAGTATAAAATCTATTATGATTCGAGATATTGAGGCACAATTAGGAGAAAAACTTGGTATTCATGAATTACTGCCGTATCTTAAACATTTTAGGGAAAAACTTGCTGGGAGTTCATTGCGTGATTTATATAAACTCACACAAATTGATACTGATGATTATTTTAATGGATTTGAGTATTCTTATTTTGGGGGCAGTATGCCAACATCTTTACCTTTATTTCATCTGATTATTTATATGATGGAAAGTGGTATGCCTACGGAAAAGATACAAGAGGATTTACTTTCACTCAACAAATGTTTATTTCAATTTTCTAATGTTTACTTAAATCCATATGAAATAATGAAATTTCTGTACCCAGTGTACATAACGAATTCTCCTAATATGCAATATATAAAAGCTTATAAAGGTATATATAAACTCACGTTAGGAGGAATGGAAAATGGTTACAAGGTTGTTGTTGAACCTATTATAGTATCAGAAGGAAATTTGGAAGGTATTATTGGTCAAGAGGATATAGGAGAAACAATTATACCATTTCTGAAACATCTTTCTATTTCTGCGAACTTATCAGCCTTGCGATTAGATTAG
- a CDS encoding nucleoside 2-deoxyribosyltransferase, translated as MKKKVYFAGSIRGGREDAAVYKRIIDYINRTDTVLTEHIGLGSLSVKARTKEDDVHIYERDTEWLRSSDVLIAECTNPSHGVGYELAYAEARNIPVHIFYDKRKANISAMLNGNAYFKVYPYENEAEIYPVLDEILGKQGK; from the coding sequence ATGAAGAAAAAGGTTTATTTCGCAGGTTCTATCCGTGGTGGTAGGGAGGATGCGGCTGTGTATAAGCGTATTATTGATTATATCAACAGGACTGATACAGTACTTACGGAGCATATCGGATTAGGGAGTTTGAGCGTTAAGGCACGTACAAAAGAAGATGATGTGCATATATATGAGCGTGATACAGAATGGCTTAGGTCATCCGATGTGCTGATAGCAGAATGTACGAACCCCTCTCATGGCGTTGGTTATGAATTGGCTTATGCTGAGGCTCGTAATATCCCTGTCCATATCTTCTATGATAAGCGCAAAGCCAATATCTCCGCAATGCTGAATGGCAACGCCTATTTTAAGGTTTATCCATACGAGAACGAAGCGGAGATATATCCCGTTCTTGATGAAATCTTAGGAAAACAAGGTAAATAG
- a CDS encoding DUF4435 domain-containing protein, translated as MENSVLQECESQSCVEDNKSLGNTVLEETGAEILVARIRLNIQHPNHKEVIIVVEGEDDEKALKKFFNIQAVEFTCATNCSIVKDAMLIVSTDKQLKDCVIGIKDADFDHLNHINHNIANLMLTDTHDMETMMLTPKVCECICWETIKEEYPNLSFDAMLSLKNLSYLRYYNDKMILNGRDPDKHGISFKGIDIAQVASNSQPISVQSVLLHVQEKGNSKKTSFPDLNTMNQFIQQNPINDEELFLFTNGHDLVYAIRNILHSKAKKAKEYSDKNIATMIRIGYAKEDFEKTNLYKSINDWNNNRFNLWAV; from the coding sequence ATGGAAAATTCCGTATTGCAGGAATGCGAATCCCAATCTTGCGTAGAAGATAATAAATCATTGGGGAACACCGTATTGGAGGAAACTGGAGCCGAAATTCTCGTAGCACGAATAAGGCTAAACATACAACATCCTAATCATAAGGAGGTGATAATTGTCGTTGAGGGAGAAGACGATGAAAAAGCTTTGAAAAAATTCTTTAATATCCAGGCTGTAGAATTCACATGTGCTACCAATTGCTCAATCGTAAAAGATGCTATGCTCATTGTAAGCACAGATAAGCAGCTCAAAGATTGCGTTATAGGCATCAAAGATGCTGATTTTGATCATTTAAATCATATCAATCATAACATTGCCAATCTTATGTTGACCGACACCCACGATATGGAAACAATGATGTTGACTCCTAAGGTCTGTGAATGTATTTGTTGGGAAACGATTAAAGAAGAATATCCAAATTTGTCGTTCGACGCAATGCTCTCTCTAAAAAACTTGTCATATCTCCGTTATTATAATGACAAAATGATTTTAAATGGAAGAGACCCTGATAAACACGGAATTAGCTTCAAAGGAATTGATATTGCTCAAGTAGCATCCAATAGTCAACCTATCAGTGTACAGAGTGTACTTCTACATGTACAAGAGAAAGGAAATTCTAAGAAAACATCATTTCCAGACTTGAACACAATGAACCAGTTTATACAACAGAACCCTATCAATGATGAAGAACTTTTTTTATTCACAAACGGACATGATTTGGTTTATGCTATTCGCAATATACTTCATTCTAAAGCTAAAAAAGCAAAAGAATATAGTGATAAAAACATTGCAACTATGATCAGAATTGGTTATGCCAAAGAGGATTTTGAAAAGACTAATCTGTATAAAAGCATAAACGACTGGAATAATAATAGATTCAATCTTTGGGCTGTATAA
- a CDS encoding nucleoside 2-deoxyribosyltransferase, translating into MKKKVYFAGSIRGGREDTAVYKRIIDYINRTDTVLTEHIGLGSLSVKARTKEDDVHIYERDTEWLRSSDVLIAECTNPSHGVSRS; encoded by the coding sequence ATGAAGAAAAAGGTATATTTCGCAGGTTCTATTCGTGGTGGTAGGGAGGATACGGCTGTGTATAAGCGGATTATTGACTATATCAACAGGACTGATACAGTACTTACGGAGCATATCGGATTAGGGAGTTTGAGCGTTAAGGCACGTACAAAAGAAGATGATGTGCATATATATGAGCGTGATACAGAATGGCTTAGGTCATCCGATGTGCTGATAGCAGAATGTACGAACCCCTCTCATGGTGTATCCCGTTCTTGA
- a CDS encoding uracil-DNA glycosylase family protein codes for MVAMNDRIKSWAEKYVPKFNELSKKYHTTYYTQSPLNVVGEDVETMIIGINPKGCPGGGETVLGSADDYLKGNSTWEKRFLDDGTINPDWRKFLSGAHTFLGYDHFYHPESIDNDQRTVWTNLTPFVSENGNNDSPKELMIEGVKSILELIDIIKPKYIVLLGVDAFKQLKNNSDESDSFIEYTHVFSNRKAQIGRIFNIPTVCVAHPSRQWEVSNKFISVFIFLHRMSEITNKRNKMFPLSVVADNMRKEMRLWQERVLI; via the coding sequence ATGGTTGCGATGAATGATAGAATTAAATCTTGGGCTGAAAAATACGTGCCTAAATTCAACGAATTATCAAAGAAGTATCATACTACTTATTACACACAATCCCCTTTAAATGTAGTTGGTGAGGATGTTGAAACTATGATTATAGGCATAAACCCGAAAGGTTGTCCAGGTGGGGGAGAGACGGTTTTAGGCAGTGCTGATGATTATTTAAAAGGGAATTCTACTTGGGAAAAAAGGTTTCTTGATGATGGTACTATAAACCCTGACTGGAGAAAGTTTCTTTCAGGGGCACATACGTTTCTTGGTTATGATCACTTTTATCATCCAGAAAGTATAGATAATGACCAGAGGACAGTATGGACTAATCTTACTCCTTTTGTCTCTGAAAATGGGAATAATGATTCTCCTAAAGAGCTTATGATAGAGGGTGTAAAAAGTATTTTAGAACTAATTGATATAATCAAACCAAAGTACATCGTTTTATTGGGGGTAGATGCATTTAAACAGTTAAAGAACAATAGTGATGAGTCAGACTCTTTTATAGAATATACTCACGTGTTTAGTAATAGAAAAGCTCAAATCGGTCGTATATTTAATATTCCAACGGTATGTGTGGCTCATCCTTCAAGACAATGGGAAGTTAGTAATAAATTTATTTCTGTTTTTATCTTTTTACATAGGATGTCAGAAATAACAAATAAAAGGAACAAGATGTTTCCACTTAGTGTTGTTGCAGATAATATGCGTAAGGAAATGAGATTATGGCAAGAAAGGGTACTTATTTAG
- a CDS encoding PD-(D/E)XK nuclease family protein: MTNSIKELLSKLSDMHSAEQDRLQKEEKEGENFNVFSALNMCSDEMRLHSRLLATLFNPKANHGLGNEFLRQFLVTAIKVDDNYITHCNESIAERYIGEVTETTGGRIDIILEDGKHGIIIENKIYACDQPNQLLRYYNYGVKQFGENNFKLVYLTLDGSEPSPDSFGGGHFDFIKLSYAQDILGLLEGLVTTSPQKPIHRTIKDYITIIKQLTYQDMDTKYSQSIINEAIDNIDATSELLMLEKQIGDKLRQEYIIKPLIGIGFKQRQDDNGALWRDLNDYYAIVIKTDDKTYWRNIWIGVTLKEGCMPLQKRLDCFTDAPTSKYPYGWSWISDNEGNNWHDIAQYPAIGKEEVLRWIEKKISEIEACFKN, from the coding sequence ATGACTAATAGCATAAAAGAGCTACTATCTAAATTGTCAGATATGCATAGTGCTGAGCAAGATAGGCTTCAAAAAGAAGAAAAAGAAGGAGAAAACTTTAATGTGTTTTCGGCTTTGAATATGTGCTCTGACGAAATGCGTTTGCATTCACGTTTGCTTGCAACATTATTCAATCCCAAAGCAAACCATGGCTTGGGAAATGAGTTCCTTAGGCAATTTCTTGTTACAGCTATAAAGGTAGATGATAATTATATCACGCATTGTAATGAGAGTATTGCTGAACGATATATAGGTGAAGTAACAGAAACTACAGGAGGTCGCATAGATATTATTCTTGAAGATGGTAAGCATGGCATTATCATAGAAAATAAAATCTACGCATGTGACCAACCCAATCAATTACTTCGATATTATAACTATGGGGTGAAACAGTTTGGTGAAAATAATTTTAAATTAGTTTATCTTACTTTAGATGGTAGTGAACCTTCTCCAGATTCATTTGGAGGGGGACATTTTGATTTTATCAAACTTTCCTATGCACAGGATATATTAGGATTGTTAGAAGGATTGGTAACTACTTCTCCACAAAAGCCTATTCACCGCACCATTAAAGACTATATCACAATTATTAAACAACTTACTTATCAAGATATGGATACAAAATATTCACAAAGTATCATCAACGAAGCCATTGATAATATAGATGCTACTTCTGAATTGCTAATGTTAGAGAAACAAATTGGAGATAAATTAAGACAAGAATATATAATCAAGCCTCTCATAGGTATAGGTTTTAAACAGCGTCAAGATGACAATGGTGCTTTATGGCGAGATTTAAATGATTACTACGCAATCGTAATAAAAACAGATGATAAGACCTATTGGAGAAATATATGGATTGGTGTAACGTTAAAGGAGGGCTGTATGCCTTTGCAAAAGAGATTAGATTGCTTTACAGATGCACCTACCTCAAAATACCCTTATGGTTGGAGTTGGATTTCTGATAACGAAGGTAACAACTGGCATGATATAGCTCAATATCCTGCAATTGGAAAAGAAGAAGTGTTGAGGTGGATAGAGAAGAAAATTAGTGAAATAGAAGCTTGTTTCAAAAATTAA
- a CDS encoding IS3 family transposase, protein MSKEKREHRKLTEKIVVRAVMDVRADAPRIGAKKLLHMLMDIYPGLMLGRDRFYQLMHKHHLMLKPSRCRHTTNSNHNYFKYKNTAKGMVLTRPAQLWVADITYIDTEDGVVYLHLITDAFTHEIIGWKLSDSLQAVNTLAALDMAIEHSQGMNLSLMTHHSDRGVQYCSNAYVARLESIHSGISMTEDYNPTDNAIAERVNGIIKQEWLYHMKRPKNLDDARCTIAGIIDFYNNKRPHMSNGMLTPRQMREKHCNVA, encoded by the coding sequence GTGAGTAAAGAGAAGAGGGAGCATCGTAAACTTACTGAGAAAATTGTCGTACGTGCAGTAATGGATGTTCGTGCAGATGCTCCTCGAATAGGTGCAAAGAAACTTTTGCACATGCTTATGGATATCTATCCTGGCTTAATGCTTGGGCGCGACAGGTTCTACCAGCTAATGCACAAGCATCACCTTATGCTGAAGCCATCCAGATGTCGCCACACCACGAACTCCAATCACAACTATTTCAAGTATAAGAACACGGCAAAAGGAATGGTTCTTACACGTCCTGCACAACTCTGGGTAGCAGACATCACATATATAGATACTGAGGATGGTGTGGTCTATCTTCACCTCATAACCGATGCATTCACTCATGAGATAATCGGATGGAAGCTTTCTGACAGTCTGCAGGCTGTCAATACGCTTGCTGCCCTAGACATGGCAATAGAACATTCACAGGGTATGAATCTCTCGCTGATGACGCACCACTCTGATCGTGGGGTTCAATACTGCAGCAACGCCTACGTGGCAAGGCTGGAGAGTATACACTCGGGCATAAGCATGACTGAAGACTACAACCCTACAGATAATGCAATCGCCGAAAGAGTGAACGGAATAATAAAGCAAGAGTGGCTCTACCACATGAAACGACCGAAGAACCTCGATGATGCACGATGCACTATTGCTGGTATCATAGACTTCTACAACAATAAGAGACCCCATATGAGCAACGGCATGCTTACGCCAAGACAAATGAGAGAAAAGCACTGCAATGTAGCATAA